In Malassezia vespertilionis chromosome 7, complete sequence, the following proteins share a genomic window:
- a CDS encoding uncharacterized protein (EggNog:ENOG503P5C6; TransMembrane:1 (i200-223o); COG:S), producing MSAFRATRALLQKTPESSHTYHYTEGKTPFWRWFRQMFSLNPEISSGLPAVRLNRNPPPGMGPIKPAIVPSNASDIAQNMYYWRDFRRNYPQPEVVTQVYLTKLLLASPNEDGTMSLPNPDSGKQGTTELAVPSDLDAPTAFTEVLEQVQADPKYVYSAKHLPPRFPSTAPQHILKIQKDAIPHPKGAYFPVVAQRFNLLLSYLLPCVSIACVFISLTCVSFAPPTADVQIKDIELVYGKARFHADARNQDFVETKMDIDMDLSSLFRWNTKQVLLSMAGAYSSQNRVRGTLISPQPENEVAFWDKIVRADDKHHLKLRGVRNRYGFREVSRTFSNITVVDFVLRWNVMPYVGFSSAGETIVQSSVPLPLVPEPSAQNLKYLRY from the exons ATGTCGGCATTCCGCGCTACTCGTGCTCTGCTGCAAAAGACTCCCGAGTCGTCGCATACATATCATTACACGGAGGGAAAGACGCCGTTTTGGCGTTGGTTCCGCCAGATGTTCTCGCTGAACCCTGAGATTTCGTCGGGGCTGCCGGCTGTGAGGCTGAACAGGAACCCACCGCCTGGTATGGGCCCCATCAAGCCTGCGATTGTGCCGTCCAATGCGTCTGACATTGCGCAGAACATGTACTACTGGCGCGATTTTCGTCGCAACTACCCGCAGCCAGAAGTGGTGACGCAGGTATATTTGAccaagctgctgctggcCTCACCTAATGAGGACGGAACAATGAGTTTGCCGAACCCGGATAGCGGGAAGCAAGGCACAACAGAGCTGGCTGTACCCTCCGATCTCGACGCACCGACTGCTTTCACCGAAGTGCTCGAACAAGTGCAAGCGGACCCGAAGTATGTGTACTCTGCGAAACatttgccgccgcgcttcccTTCCACAGCCCCACAGCACATCCTCAAGATTCAGAAAGATGCAATCCCGCATCCCAAGGGTGCCTATTTCCCTGT TGTAGCACAGCGCTTCAACTTGCTGCTGTCCTACCTGCTTCCGTGCGTGAGCATTGCATGTGTGTTCATATCACTTACGTGTGTATCGttcgcgccgccgacagCGGATGTGCAGATCAAGGATATTGAGCTCGTCTACGGAAAGGCGCGATTTCACGCCGACGCACGGAACCAAGACTTTGTCGAGACCAAGATGGATATCGACATGGACCTTTCGTCCTTGTTCAGGTGGAATACCAAGCAAGTGCTGTTAAGCATGGCCGGGGCATACAGCTCGCAGAACAGAGTACGTGGCACACTGATCTCACCGCAGCCGGAAAATGAGGTCGCATTTTGGGACAAGATCGTCCGGGCAGACGACAAACACCACTTGAAACTGCGCGGTGTACGGAACAGGTACGGATTCCGCGAGGTTTCGAGAACGTTTAG CAACATTACCGTCGTTGACtttgtgctgcgctggaaTGTGATGCCATACGTGGGGTTCTCATCTGCAGGCGAGACGATAGTACAAAGCTCAGTGCCACTTCCACTCGTGCCGGAGCCGAGCGCACAAAATTTGAAATACTTGCGTTACTAG